From a single Sphingobium sp. SCG-1 genomic region:
- a CDS encoding methane monooxygenase: MLTASQSGHKVLEQTKKSVRVPTSVDPQEVHRYLMDFKWEFAENRSKYGTKYEMANMTKEQFKLTAKEYARMESIKEERQFGTLLDGLDRLDAANRVHPRWAEAMKVFANFLECGEYNAIAGSALLWDSAQSPEQKNGYLSQVIDEIRHTNQTAYVNHYYSKHSYDAAGHNNARQVRSVGPAFRGIKRAFGDGFNAGDPVECSINLQLVAEACYTNPLIVALTEWAATNGDEITPTVFTSIQTDEMRHMANGYQTIVSVINDPKAREHLNADLNNAFWTQTKYFTPVLGYLFEYFSRYKVEPWYKTWNRWVYEDWAGIWLGRLGKYGVESPPSLRHAKQDAVWSHHDVAIIAFALWPLHHWRHELPDDRDMAWFEENYPGWYDRYGVIYDEWRKLGYEDPKSGFLPSVWLLENGYIPYVDHVSGVPFCPKLAKGACDLRILERNGRRYAFSDTWGEQQFLLEPERYEAQDFLTQFEGWELSEVIRASGGLRSDGKTLVAQPHLRSDNMWTIDDIQRIGMVIPNPLKLH, from the coding sequence ATGCTCACGGCATCTCAAAGCGGTCACAAGGTATTGGAGCAGACCAAGAAGTCGGTTCGTGTTCCAACCTCTGTCGACCCACAGGAAGTCCATCGCTACTTGATGGATTTCAAGTGGGAGTTCGCGGAGAACCGGTCGAAGTACGGCACGAAATACGAAATGGCCAATATGACCAAGGAGCAGTTTAAGCTCACGGCCAAAGAATATGCGCGCATGGAATCGATCAAGGAAGAGCGCCAGTTCGGAACGCTCCTTGATGGGCTCGATCGCCTGGATGCTGCCAACCGCGTACATCCTCGCTGGGCGGAAGCCATGAAGGTATTCGCCAATTTCCTCGAGTGCGGCGAGTACAACGCAATCGCAGGTTCGGCGTTGCTTTGGGATTCCGCGCAGTCGCCTGAGCAGAAGAATGGCTATCTCTCGCAGGTGATCGACGAAATCCGTCACACCAACCAGACAGCCTATGTGAACCACTACTACTCCAAGCACAGCTACGACGCTGCCGGACACAATAATGCGCGACAGGTTCGATCCGTCGGCCCTGCGTTCCGAGGGATCAAGCGGGCATTCGGCGATGGCTTCAACGCCGGCGACCCAGTCGAGTGCTCGATCAACCTGCAGCTCGTGGCGGAGGCATGTTATACCAATCCCCTGATCGTGGCCCTGACGGAATGGGCTGCAACGAATGGCGACGAAATCACGCCGACTGTGTTCACCTCGATCCAAACTGACGAAATGCGCCACATGGCCAATGGTTATCAGACCATCGTATCGGTGATCAACGACCCTAAGGCGCGTGAACATCTTAACGCTGATCTCAACAACGCATTCTGGACCCAGACAAAATATTTCACGCCTGTCCTAGGCTATCTGTTCGAATATTTCAGCCGCTACAAGGTTGAACCTTGGTACAAGACCTGGAACCGGTGGGTCTACGAAGATTGGGCCGGCATCTGGCTCGGTCGCCTCGGAAAATATGGCGTTGAATCGCCTCCCAGCCTTCGCCATGCCAAGCAGGATGCGGTCTGGTCTCACCACGATGTCGCGATCATCGCGTTTGCTCTGTGGCCTCTCCATCACTGGCGCCACGAACTGCCCGATGACCGCGACATGGCTTGGTTCGAGGAAAACTATCCAGGCTGGTATGACCGCTATGGCGTGATCTACGACGAATGGCGGAAACTTGGCTACGAGGACCCGAAGAGCGGCTTCCTTCCATCGGTTTGGCTGCTGGAAAATGGTTACATACCTTATGTTGACCACGTCTCCGGCGTCCCCTTCTGTCCCAAGCTTGCGAAGGGCGCCTGTGACCTGCGCATTCTCGAACGTAATGGCCGGCGGTACGCGTTCTCGGACACCTGGGGCGAGCAACAGTTCCTTCTCGAACCAGAGCGTTACGAGGCTCAGGATTTCCTGACCCAGTTTGAAGGTTGGGAACTGTCGGAGGTGATCCGCGCGAGCGGCGGCTTGCGCAGTGATGGGAAGACGCTGGTCGCCCAGCCCCATCTGCGATCGGACAATATGTGGACCATCGATGATATCCAACGCATCGGTATGGTTATTCCCAATCCGCTGAAGCTGCACTGA
- a CDS encoding methane monooxygenase: MKQGQALRAIFEPERILEIREAIPSAPMEKERTMNYFMVPEGKRLTEYEQLIGYTQQSADYVGGGLEIGEYMQKHAGGRGAYANETTELKTRDWFRFRDPDRRWFFPAIKAKSEDGRAADRFFRSISAEGSVRGINPNWLGFLEVDFATLTFFEYGLFNAHASATKDSLSDFVKMWVALTGFDKNDASQMVQMERVFLAKMIDGFEPGLERGKEVWTASPIYAGVRAAVEKVWARTFDWAEIMWATHAIIDPICGHFMRREFFQRVAPTYGDNVTPWILAQAGSYAQTAKLGIRKLYGPCLSEDPEFGEHNRIVIRAWTDKWLPLAISGLTDFLGIYAQLPSPSEAVTGRDAVEQSVHRVIEDWVEDFGSVVDYHTNVDHLTAQVMVGYPA, encoded by the coding sequence ATGAAGCAGGGGCAAGCCCTACGGGCTATTTTTGAGCCGGAGCGCATCCTAGAGATCCGCGAAGCCATCCCATCGGCACCGATGGAAAAAGAGCGGACGATGAACTATTTCATGGTCCCCGAGGGCAAGCGCCTTACAGAATATGAGCAGCTGATCGGGTATACCCAGCAAAGCGCCGACTATGTCGGCGGCGGCCTCGAGATCGGCGAATATATGCAGAAGCACGCTGGCGGTCGAGGCGCTTATGCGAACGAAACAACCGAGTTGAAGACACGTGATTGGTTTCGTTTCAGAGACCCTGATCGTCGTTGGTTCTTTCCGGCCATTAAGGCAAAGTCGGAAGATGGGCGCGCGGCCGACCGGTTTTTCCGATCGATCTCGGCCGAGGGTTCGGTTCGCGGCATCAATCCAAACTGGCTCGGTTTCCTGGAAGTCGATTTCGCCACGCTGACATTCTTCGAATATGGGCTTTTCAACGCGCACGCCTCCGCAACCAAGGACTCGCTGTCAGACTTCGTCAAGATGTGGGTAGCCCTCACAGGTTTCGACAAGAATGACGCGTCGCAAATGGTGCAAATGGAGCGGGTATTTCTCGCCAAGATGATCGATGGCTTCGAGCCCGGTCTGGAACGAGGAAAGGAAGTTTGGACCGCCAGTCCGATCTACGCCGGCGTCAGAGCCGCCGTCGAAAAGGTGTGGGCTCGCACGTTCGACTGGGCCGAGATCATGTGGGCAACGCATGCCATTATCGACCCGATTTGCGGACACTTCATGCGCCGGGAGTTCTTCCAACGTGTCGCTCCGACCTATGGTGACAATGTCACACCATGGATCTTGGCACAGGCGGGGAGCTATGCGCAAACGGCCAAACTTGGAATCCGCAAGCTTTACGGTCCCTGCCTATCTGAAGACCCCGAGTTTGGCGAGCACAACCGGATTGTCATCCGTGCCTGGACAGACAAATGGCTTCCCTTAGCGATTTCAGGACTGACGGATTTCCTCGGTATCTACGCCCAGCTTCCCTCGCCGAGCGAAGCGGTGACGGGTCGCGACGCTGTTGAGCAGTCCGTCCACCGAGTGATCGAGGATTGGGTCGAGGATTTTGGCTCCGTGGTCGATTATCACACCAATGTCGATCACCTCACTGCGCAGGTAATGGTCGGATATCCCGCATAG
- a CDS encoding MmoB/DmpM family protein: MGRGSSEGLNSKNGQAFVDEFLSEENMTVKESHEVVLVLMKTEEMTVVIEEIILGEQLAINPSIIVEDHASYYWIKAMGKIEIDVDQVAEIMGRQYNVYDFLVNVSSSVGRSFINGNTFTVTTELVGLDRALA; the protein is encoded by the coding sequence ATGGGCCGCGGATCTAGTGAAGGCCTAAACTCGAAGAATGGTCAAGCGTTCGTCGACGAGTTTCTTTCCGAAGAGAATATGACTGTCAAGGAGTCCCATGAGGTCGTTCTTGTCCTCATGAAGACCGAGGAAATGACGGTCGTCATCGAGGAGATCATCCTCGGCGAGCAGCTGGCGATCAATCCCAGCATTATTGTCGAAGACCACGCCAGCTATTACTGGATCAAGGCGATGGGCAAGATCGAAATCGACGTAGACCAAGTCGCGGAAATCATGGGGCGGCAGTATAACGTCTATGATTTCCTCGTAAACGTCTCGTCATCCGTTGGCCGTTCATTCATCAACGGCAACACGTTCACGGTCACCACGGAGCTAGTTGGCCTCGACCGCGCGTTGGCGTGA
- a CDS encoding FAD-binding oxidoreductase produces the protein MYTIRATLEDGEDLAFDCREGEDVLTAALRGNIILMSECHKGICTTCKALCNEGDFELGPGVNVYSLPPEDQEEGYTLLCQTYPTSDLELELPYGLDMVTFGSSKVETIHDVALIKLDHWTPNVAGLLLEARDAVGRPIPFEFRPGQYVNIRVPGTDEWRSFSMANSPDGSGHVELMVRLLDDGLFSNYLRNHARVGMMLEMKGPFGTFGLQESSSRPRLFVAGSTGLAPMVSMLRGMQGDAGMVPSKLVFGMRNKEYFFYASELAALSARNWHVELELALEEGHDGWTGRVGNVADALENILESNTQSPDVYICGPAAMVQRIEEICHGRGIPSGQIYTEKFLASG, from the coding sequence ATGTATACTATACGCGCCACGCTTGAGGACGGTGAAGACCTCGCGTTCGACTGTCGAGAAGGCGAAGATGTTTTGACCGCAGCATTGCGCGGCAATATTATTCTGATGTCAGAGTGTCACAAAGGTATCTGTACGACATGCAAAGCGCTTTGCAACGAGGGTGATTTCGAGCTTGGTCCCGGCGTAAACGTCTACTCGCTTCCGCCAGAAGACCAGGAAGAGGGTTACACTTTATTGTGCCAGACCTATCCTACCTCCGACCTCGAATTGGAACTGCCCTACGGCCTGGATATGGTCACCTTCGGTTCGTCGAAGGTAGAAACGATCCACGACGTTGCGTTGATCAAGCTCGACCATTGGACCCCAAATGTGGCAGGTTTGCTGCTGGAGGCGCGCGACGCTGTCGGACGGCCTATCCCTTTTGAGTTTCGCCCCGGACAGTATGTCAATATTCGAGTGCCAGGGACCGATGAATGGCGCAGCTTCTCCATGGCGAACAGTCCAGATGGATCAGGTCATGTTGAATTGATGGTCCGACTGCTGGATGACGGGCTTTTCTCGAATTATCTTAGAAATCACGCCCGGGTGGGTATGATGCTGGAAATGAAGGGACCCTTCGGTACCTTCGGGCTCCAGGAGTCAAGCTCGCGCCCGCGCCTTTTCGTCGCGGGAAGCACCGGGCTTGCTCCGATGGTGTCAATGCTGCGAGGCATGCAGGGAGATGCTGGCATGGTTCCGTCCAAGCTGGTTTTCGGCATGCGCAATAAGGAATATTTCTTCTATGCTTCGGAATTGGCAGCCCTTAGCGCGCGCAACTGGCACGTGGAGCTCGAGCTTGCATTAGAAGAAGGGCATGACGGATGGACCGGCCGGGTCGGTAATGTCGCGGACGCGTTGGAAAATATCTTAGAAAGCAACACGCAGTCACCGGACGTGTATATCTGCGGGCCCGCCGCCATGGTTCAGCGGATTGAGGAGATTTGCCATGGCCGTGGTATACCGTCTGGACAGATTTATACGGAGAAGTTTCTAGCCTCTGGCTGA
- a CDS encoding TCP-1/cpn60 chaperonin family protein gives MMHSDVIGKERAYPALVAGMATLGRVARTMIGPCGRPALLEHVGKLTPMLAKDGRTLARALSDRHKALNVGLKLLVQASRAVDDRLADGSSTAIIVTQAMAEEVERALGAGLEATGICQGLREAAETVVAALIDLTLPANADDLRHIALSASNYDASIGDMVSEAFRRVGDGGNVRAEFGDGTEDSLEIVDGARFERGLLSQAFATNKDLGSLTLDAPLFLLTDQIIESFETLLPALEAAQMVGRPLVVIAEQVDGGVVAAMVMNHVRGKLRCAAIDAPLLGDSRSDAIEDLAIITGAKPFLQRLGGDLATLRLEDLGSCKRLKVEGGVTTIIEGSGIGDAKRARIDVLVRQRRNLKDETKSITGRVDLEEKLDERLAMLRECGAVVQIGGRSDFEIKYRLRAAEKAIGSTKSAQRSGIVPGGGYALLRATEAVRAEINSNETLGVRAGKRAVIQALTAPVTAIQINAGIQQRGRHNGSLWSGFDSVARADCDDLRAAGIIDPTELCQLVVQTAVSLCASICSVEGMIIQSSPVMGDFSPEIAAATREIN, from the coding sequence ATGATGCACAGTGATGTAATTGGCAAAGAGCGAGCCTATCCGGCGTTGGTTGCGGGGATGGCAACACTAGGACGCGTTGCTCGGACGATGATCGGTCCATGTGGGCGGCCAGCGTTGCTTGAGCATGTCGGTAAGCTCACGCCAATGCTGGCGAAGGATGGCAGGACACTCGCGCGAGCGTTGAGCGATCGGCACAAAGCACTCAATGTAGGCCTAAAGCTGCTGGTTCAGGCATCACGGGCAGTCGATGATAGGCTCGCCGATGGAAGCAGCACGGCCATTATAGTCACGCAAGCCATGGCCGAGGAGGTCGAACGGGCACTTGGCGCGGGCCTTGAAGCGACCGGCATTTGCCAGGGCCTCCGAGAGGCTGCCGAGACGGTCGTGGCGGCCCTGATCGATCTGACATTGCCGGCCAATGCCGACGACCTGCGTCATATAGCGTTGAGTGCCAGCAACTACGATGCGTCGATCGGCGACATGGTGAGTGAGGCGTTCAGGCGTGTGGGCGATGGCGGGAACGTCAGGGCCGAATTCGGAGACGGAACCGAGGATAGTTTGGAGATTGTGGATGGGGCCCGTTTCGAGAGAGGGCTTCTCTCGCAGGCCTTCGCTACTAACAAGGATCTCGGATCTCTCACCCTGGATGCGCCGCTGTTTCTTCTCACTGATCAAATAATCGAATCGTTTGAAACACTGCTCCCTGCGCTGGAAGCGGCCCAGATGGTCGGTCGGCCGCTCGTCGTCATCGCTGAGCAAGTGGATGGTGGAGTTGTCGCTGCAATGGTCATGAACCATGTGCGTGGCAAGTTGCGCTGCGCCGCAATAGATGCGCCACTCTTGGGTGACAGTCGCTCAGACGCAATTGAAGATCTCGCGATTATCACCGGCGCAAAGCCCTTTCTCCAGCGACTGGGCGGGGATTTGGCGACATTGAGGCTGGAGGATCTGGGAAGTTGCAAACGCTTGAAGGTCGAGGGCGGCGTAACGACCATAATTGAAGGCTCGGGGATTGGAGACGCCAAACGGGCACGGATCGACGTGCTGGTCCGGCAGCGGCGAAACTTGAAGGATGAGACCAAATCGATCACCGGCCGGGTCGATCTGGAGGAGAAGCTGGACGAACGCCTCGCCATGCTAAGGGAGTGTGGAGCTGTCGTACAGATTGGCGGTCGCAGTGATTTTGAGATCAAATACCGACTTCGCGCGGCCGAAAAGGCAATAGGTTCTACTAAGTCAGCGCAACGATCAGGCATCGTTCCCGGTGGAGGCTATGCTCTGTTGCGGGCCACCGAAGCAGTGCGCGCCGAGATCAACTCGAACGAAACGCTCGGTGTTCGAGCGGGGAAGCGCGCCGTTATCCAAGCGCTCACCGCGCCGGTCACTGCGATTCAGATCAACGCCGGCATTCAACAGCGTGGCCGTCATAATGGATCGCTTTGGAGCGGCTTCGACAGCGTCGCCCGTGCCGATTGCGACGACTTGCGCGCAGCGGGTATCATTGATCCGACAGAGTTGTGTCAACTTGTTGTGCAGACGGCCGTGAGCCTGTGCGCGAGCATCTGCAGTGTCGAGGGCATGATCATTCAAAGCAGCCCGGTGATGGGCGATTTCAGTCCAGAGATCGCCGCAGCGACACGTGAGATAAATTAA
- a CDS encoding adenylate kinase, whose amino-acid sequence MNIILVGPPGAGKGTQAQRLVDNRGMVQLSTGDMLRAAVKCGSRVGVQAQTVMERGELVSDDIVAALIGERLDNDQLSGGFVFDGFPRTQAQACALDVLLHSRDRKVDHVIVLDVDEDILVDRVAGRFTCTQCKAGYHDNFKPTTTPGVCDQCKGPTFSRRSDDNEETVRNRLSEYRSKTAPILAYYAPERIVEHVDGMIDIDAVSNRIAAILDHDP is encoded by the coding sequence GTGAACATTATCCTCGTCGGCCCTCCTGGCGCTGGCAAAGGAACGCAGGCGCAGCGTCTGGTCGACAATCGCGGTATGGTACAGCTGTCGACTGGTGACATGCTCAGAGCCGCGGTGAAATGCGGCAGCCGTGTTGGAGTTCAGGCTCAAACGGTAATGGAGCGTGGAGAACTCGTCTCGGACGACATTGTGGCTGCGCTAATCGGCGAAAGACTCGACAACGACCAACTGTCGGGTGGATTCGTATTTGACGGATTTCCGCGAACGCAGGCACAAGCCTGCGCATTGGATGTCCTCCTGCACTCCAGAGATCGCAAGGTCGATCATGTGATTGTCCTCGATGTCGATGAAGACATTCTTGTGGACCGGGTTGCCGGACGTTTCACATGCACTCAATGTAAGGCGGGATATCACGATAATTTCAAACCTACGACGACCCCAGGAGTCTGTGACCAATGCAAGGGTCCCACGTTTTCTCGGCGTTCTGATGACAATGAAGAGACGGTGCGGAATCGATTGTCCGAATACCGGAGCAAGACGGCGCCGATTCTAGCTTACTATGCCCCCGAAAGAATTGTCGAGCATGTAGATGGCATGATCGACATAGATGCTGTTAGTAACAGAATTGCGGCCATTCTTGACCATGATCCGTGA
- a CDS encoding cytochrome b — translation MSFSAETRYDRVAQALHWIIALLVIGNLVSGFASDALKPIIRDIVAVHKSTGLTIFALSVVRIGWRIAHPRVARGIVAQWEKVASGTAHWLFYGLLFLLPLTGWVFTSAGKYPLSWFWLVSVPKLHIQKGDGLVLLARSSHELLGIVFAVLAGIHIAAALRHHFILRDQVLSDMLRSKSNRTRSQT, via the coding sequence GTGAGCTTTTCGGCTGAAACTCGATATGACCGCGTGGCGCAAGCGTTACATTGGATCATCGCGCTACTTGTGATTGGCAATCTCGTGTCTGGTTTTGCAAGCGACGCGCTGAAGCCGATTATTCGGGATATCGTCGCGGTCCACAAATCGACTGGTTTAACGATATTTGCACTTTCCGTTGTGCGCATTGGGTGGAGGATTGCGCATCCGCGGGTGGCGCGTGGGATCGTCGCACAGTGGGAGAAAGTCGCGAGCGGCACGGCCCATTGGCTGTTTTATGGACTATTGTTCCTGCTTCCGCTGACAGGATGGGTTTTTACTTCGGCGGGGAAATATCCGCTCAGTTGGTTTTGGCTTGTGTCTGTGCCGAAGCTTCATATTCAAAAGGGCGATGGCCTGGTCCTGTTGGCTCGAAGCTCGCACGAGCTCCTCGGAATTGTTTTTGCCGTCCTCGCCGGCATTCACATCGCGGCTGCGCTGCGACACCACTTCATATTGAGAGATCAAGTCCTAAGCGACATGCTGCGCTCTAAGAGCAATCGGACGCGGTCGCAGACGTAA
- a CDS encoding O-acetylhomoserine aminocarboxypropyltransferase/cysteine synthase family protein codes for MSEATYQPETLALHAGWRSDPATGAVVPPIYQTTSFQFQNSEHAANLFALQELGNIYTRIGNPTTDVLERRMAALERGAAALAVASGQAATAFAIQNLARAGDNIVAGTDLYGGTYNLFKNTMRDLGIEVRFVDPSSADAFRQASDERTRAYYVETLPNPKLIVCPIAVVSAAGRAIGIPLIVDNTAAPLLCRPLDHGAAVVVYSTTKYVGGHGTSIGGMIIDGGNFDWAAFPDRQPLLNTPDPSYHGAIWVEAAAPLGPIAYLLRARTVLLRDLGSALSPFNAFQIMQGLETLPLRIARHCANAQSVANFLASRDDVLSVTYPSLQTGIQRERADAYLNGGYGGLVGFELPGGREAGRCFIDALKLFYHVANIGDARSLAIHPASTTHSQLSLEDRLLTGVSDGYIRLSVGLEHIDDIVADLTQALDAAGPAHAD; via the coding sequence ATGTCAGAAGCGACTTACCAGCCAGAAACGCTCGCGTTGCACGCCGGGTGGCGATCGGATCCGGCGACCGGAGCCGTAGTTCCCCCCATTTACCAAACCACATCGTTTCAGTTTCAAAATAGTGAGCACGCTGCCAATCTCTTTGCCTTGCAGGAGCTCGGGAATATCTACACGCGGATTGGGAATCCGACGACGGATGTGCTTGAAAGGCGAATGGCTGCCTTGGAGCGCGGTGCTGCGGCATTAGCCGTTGCGTCCGGACAAGCAGCGACGGCCTTCGCGATCCAGAATCTCGCCCGCGCCGGCGATAATATCGTGGCCGGCACCGACTTATATGGCGGCACGTACAATCTGTTCAAAAACACGATGCGCGATCTGGGTATCGAAGTTCGATTTGTCGATCCCTCCAGCGCTGACGCATTTCGGCAGGCGAGCGATGAGCGGACCCGAGCCTATTATGTCGAAACACTGCCCAATCCCAAGCTCATTGTCTGCCCGATCGCCGTGGTGTCGGCCGCCGGGCGCGCGATAGGAATCCCTTTGATCGTCGATAACACCGCAGCGCCGCTTCTCTGCCGGCCTCTGGACCACGGAGCGGCTGTCGTGGTGTATTCGACCACTAAATACGTTGGCGGCCATGGGACCTCGATCGGCGGAATGATCATCGACGGCGGGAACTTCGACTGGGCGGCATTTCCTGATCGGCAGCCGCTCCTCAACACACCCGATCCCAGCTACCATGGGGCTATATGGGTCGAGGCGGCAGCGCCGCTCGGGCCGATCGCCTATCTGTTGCGCGCGCGCACTGTTTTGCTGCGCGATCTTGGGTCGGCATTGTCTCCATTTAACGCCTTTCAGATCATGCAGGGGCTCGAGACGCTGCCGCTTCGTATCGCGAGGCATTGCGCCAATGCGCAATCCGTCGCCAATTTTCTGGCGTCGCGAGACGATGTGTTATCGGTAACCTATCCCTCCCTTCAAACCGGCATCCAACGCGAACGGGCAGATGCATATCTTAACGGCGGCTATGGAGGATTGGTTGGTTTTGAGCTTCCCGGAGGGCGTGAAGCAGGTCGATGCTTCATCGATGCGCTGAAATTGTTCTATCATGTGGCGAATATCGGCGACGCGCGGAGCCTGGCCATTCATCCGGCATCTACTACCCATTCACAATTATCTCTGGAAGATCGCCTCCTGACCGGCGTGTCAGATGGTTATATTCGTCTTTCAGTTGGCCTTGAGCATATCGACGATATCGTCGCCGATCTGACCCAAGCGCTCGACGCGGCAGGTCCCGCACATGCCGATTAG
- a CDS encoding alpha/beta fold hydrolase has protein sequence MHESSPWHPDGTGNIDAAVEPPASKRSPIVHFAHATGLNAQTYQPLLERFSCQFRVAAWDMRGHGHSPLPAINAGFEGWETLERDLEEVVVKLGEKVHLVGHSIGATLSIMLAARRPDIVASVAALEPSSISYADRLQVEICRAQGGYMILTWRARLPVADQGGVHGRKPKQAMRAAACLRPGRMPSSKIILKRACRTLGTAAFA, from the coding sequence ATGCACGAGAGCTCCCCATGGCATCCGGACGGAACGGGCAATATTGACGCAGCGGTAGAACCGCCTGCGTCAAAGCGGTCGCCGATCGTCCATTTTGCTCATGCCACCGGTCTGAACGCTCAAACATACCAGCCACTCCTGGAGCGTTTTTCCTGCCAGTTTCGCGTTGCGGCGTGGGATATGCGCGGGCACGGTCATTCCCCACTTCCGGCCATTAATGCGGGCTTTGAAGGTTGGGAAACGCTGGAAAGGGATCTTGAGGAGGTCGTCGTCAAGCTGGGTGAGAAGGTGCATCTGGTGGGGCATTCGATTGGCGCCACGCTGAGCATCATGCTCGCGGCGCGGAGACCCGACATTGTCGCCAGCGTGGCCGCGCTCGAGCCATCCTCTATTTCTTACGCGGATAGACTCCAAGTTGAAATATGTCGGGCCCAAGGGGGATATATGATTTTGACATGGCGCGCGCGGCTGCCCGTCGCCGATCAAGGTGGCGTTCACGGGAGGAAGCCAAAGCAAGCTATGCGGGCCGCGGCATGTTTAAGACCTGGCCGGATGCCTTCCTCCAAAATTATCTTGAAGCGGGCCTGCAGGACGCTGGGGACGGCGGCCTTCGCCTAA
- a CDS encoding transposase: MDQEGGGGVARRIDRAPTRIGNDTVGPLSHFDLTDIEWHSVKEALPPERGRQSRPAHDNRRFADGILFVVGTGCPWRHMPSRYGKWNSVYFRFIRWKRQGVWDRLYAVLVDLGMPARWPCNVDAMSLDLSRSSIRLSSRAAVRTEQMRGTEMTRSTLERGAPDQDCSKSWGRAGRFEGRESHAALPGDHGENVRPITGKTSSHSTRNGSVF; this comes from the coding sequence ATGGATCAGGAAGGGGGGGGTGGCGTGGCGCGACGAATTGACAGAGCGCCAACCCGCATAGGAAACGATACCGTCGGGCCTCTGAGCCATTTCGACCTAACCGATATTGAGTGGCACAGCGTCAAAGAGGCCCTCCCGCCAGAGCGGGGCCGACAATCACGGCCCGCGCACGATAATCGCCGATTTGCCGATGGTATTTTATTCGTAGTCGGTACCGGGTGCCCTTGGCGGCATATGCCTAGCCGTTACGGAAAATGGAATTCGGTCTATTTCAGGTTCATTCGCTGGAAACGGCAGGGAGTCTGGGATAGACTCTATGCTGTACTGGTCGATCTCGGTATGCCTGCTCGATGGCCATGCAACGTCGACGCAATGTCGCTGGATCTCAGTCGGTCATCCATAAGGTTGAGTTCCCGCGCAGCTGTCCGGACCGAGCAGATGCGCGGGACGGAGATGACCCGCTCGACGCTTGAACGCGGGGCTCCCGACCAAGATTGCTCAAAGTCGTGGGGGCGTGCGGGTCGGTTCGAAGGCCGCGAAAGTCACGCGGCGCTGCCCGGTGACCATGGCGAAAATGTCCGCCCGATCACCGGCAAGACTTCGAGCCATTCAACTCGGAACGGCTCGGTGTTCTGA
- a CDS encoding LuxR family transcriptional regulator, which translates to MDSLEDPGRLGDITAFEAECRQATTLDQLKFLLDAIVRQFGFRWFALVHNVDLKRTTRKAVLITTYPVPWIEEVMDARLYLEDPVHAACVKTVSGLTWDRIGDYIAPNARQLSILERGRAHGLAAGFTMPIRMRDEPDAIFTVARHGDDMISSPDLLSARLIGTVAFDRARALLGPDELANVPIALSPRQIDCLDLVAQGKSDWEIGQILGLSRDTVHEYVEGARRRYGVRRRTQLVLRAVRDGHLNIEALV; encoded by the coding sequence ATGGATAGTCTCGAAGATCCCGGCCGCTTGGGCGATATCACCGCATTCGAAGCCGAATGCCGGCAGGCGACGACGCTCGACCAACTCAAATTCCTGCTCGATGCGATCGTGCGCCAGTTCGGGTTCCGCTGGTTCGCATTGGTGCATAACGTCGACCTGAAACGGACCACACGCAAAGCGGTCCTGATAACCACCTATCCAGTGCCCTGGATCGAGGAGGTAATGGACGCGCGACTCTATCTTGAAGACCCGGTCCACGCCGCCTGCGTCAAGACCGTCTCCGGGCTCACCTGGGATCGGATCGGGGATTACATCGCGCCCAACGCTCGCCAGCTTTCAATCCTTGAGCGGGGTCGCGCGCACGGACTGGCAGCCGGGTTCACCATGCCGATCAGGATGCGTGACGAGCCCGACGCGATATTTACGGTGGCGCGCCATGGTGACGATATGATCTCAAGCCCGGACCTTCTCTCTGCCCGATTGATTGGCACAGTTGCGTTCGACCGGGCTCGTGCCCTTCTCGGTCCCGATGAACTGGCAAACGTGCCGATAGCGCTCAGCCCTCGCCAGATCGACTGCCTTGACCTCGTGGCCCAAGGGAAAAGCGACTGGGAAATCGGACAGATTCTGGGTCTGAGCCGCGACACGGTGCACGAATATGTCGAAGGCGCGCGCCGACGTTATGGCGTCCGCCGTCGGACCCAACTTGTGCTTCGCGCTGTCCGCGACGGACATCTCAATATTGAGGCTCTCGTATAG